The sequence CCGGGAATAGATGCTTTAATAATTGAAGTTTCTGAAGTTCAGGGATGGTTGGATAATGTAATGAAAGACCATGCTTATTTAATGACTCAAGCTATAAATCCTGAGGTTTTAGTTATTACTAATGTGGCCATGGACCATATCGGTCTGGTTAATTCTATGGATGAGGTATTTGATGAGATTTATGGCGCGGTCAGGGCTATGGAATCTGGAGTGGTGGTCCTGAATTTCAATGATGCACTGGTAAGAAAAATGGGTGAGTCTTCAAATTCCCATATAAGTCCTTTTTATCATGGAAATGGCTGTAGTCTGGAATTTGATGATTCTGATGTTAATTCTGGAGGTATTTTCTTTAAAAGAGAACTATTAATTGAAACTAAAGATTTACCATTTAAAAGCCAGCACTTTATTGAAAATACATTAGCTGCTATTTCGGCATGTATTTCTTTGAAAGTTCCTTTGGAGGATATTACTCAGGGTATTATTTCATATCATGCTTTAAATAGGAGATTTTCCATAATTAACGAAAACCCACGGATAATTGATGATTTTGCCCATAATCCTGACGGAATAAAAGCCACTATTAAAAGTGCCGCTGATTTTGTATATGCTCATAACTCATCTAATTCAAATACTACGTCCCCTGATGAATTTCCAGTATCTCCGGCTATGAAAAGTAAATTATGGGTTGTTTGTTCTATTAGGGGATCTAGAGGTGATGAAATTAATCAAATTAATTCTCAAGCTCTAGCTGAATCTTTAAATGAATTAGAATTAGATTATGGTCTAATTGTTTCTGCTAGCAGTGATGTAGTTGATAATTTAAACACGGTAAAAAAACATGAAAAGAAAATCTTTTTGGAAACCCTAAAAGCACAGCAGATTGAGTACATTTTTGAGGAAACATTGAACGCATCCTTAAAAAATGTATTGGATATAGCGGATTTTCAGGATACGATTTTATTAATTGGTGCTCAGGGAATGGATCCTGCTTTAGATTTAATTAGGACTCAAAGTAATTGACTTATGAATCTATTCAATTTAAATCCAATAGTGTGATTCTTGATATTATTTTTAAACTTATCATACAAAATAATAAAATGAATAACGAAAAATACTTATATGTTAAATAGATAATCATTTGCAATATAATATATTTATCAATATTTAATTTATTATCATTTTTATCCTTAATTACCAGTTTATAGCATTATTTGATTAAAAAAATTAAATCAAAAATCAATTAATAAATTGATTATAAATCTAAAAATTCTTCTATACTTGAAAAATCTTTAATTAAGCATATATCTTTAATAAAAGAATATTTAAATTTAAATAATTGAATAAATAGATAAAATTAAGATAATTCTTAGATTATTAAATATTATTTAGAATTAATTAAAGTATAACTAATTATAATCTCAAATTTATATTAACACATTTTAAGGGTGAATATTGAATGTTTTTAAAAATTAGAAGGGATACATTAATAATATTATTATTGGCCTTCATGCTTATTGTATCTGGTCGTACTATGACTTATATGGCTTATGCTTCATCCACTGAAGATGCACAGGGGACACCGATAGCAGGAGTTATAATTAAAGGAAATGATATTGTTCCTTTGCTTTCCATAAAAAATAATATTGCTGCAGCGGGATTTAGATCTGGTAGTTATATTAAAGGTGATGTTCTAGTTACTACTAAGCGCCAAGTTCCTTTAAATGAGGCTATTTCAAATGCTGAGACATTTGTGAAACGAACTACTATTCCGGGAACACAAGTTTCTCCTATTGTGGCGGCTGACATAAAAGTTGATAAAAAAACGGGTATTGTCACGGTTAATGTAATTGAGGACTTTTCTACAGTCACTGTTAAAAATACGACTTCGGGGTGATTATGATGCGAAAATTAAAAATTGCCCTATTTTTTCTTACAATTATAATGCTAACTAGTACAGTTTCTGCAACTATGAACGTTATAGTTATCACTGATCCTACTGGAAAAGATCCTAATGGTGCTGCCGCAGGTAGTATGTCTTTTGCAGAGAACATGTTTCAATCTACTTTTATAATGTCTAAGGATCAGCAGTTTGCAGTTCTATCTGGTGGGGAAGGTAATTCCTATCAAAGACTTTTAGCTATTGTAAAGGCCATATCTTTACTTGAAAATGGTGCTACACCTTCAGAAGCTGCAGGATCTGCTAACTCATACAGTGGAATACGTGTTGTGGTGGGAGGACCTACCATTGGGGCTGCAGTCGGAGGATCTTTTGATGCATATGTGGTTACTGTAGATGATAGTGGGGTTATAACAGCTTCTTTACGTTCTAGCGGCCTCGCTGTTTTACCTGCAGGCCAACGAGGAGCGATTATCCACCTGCGTAATACTCATGGGAATCCTCAATATGGCACAGCTACCCGGGTTAGGCAGGAGACAGCAATTAATATTGGTAAAATGATTCGTGATGGATATTCTTCCACTTATATTATGGGAAAAGTATTTGAAGAAGTATCAAAAGATTCTGGTGAAAAATACGGTGGAGGGGCTGTTAATTTAGTTTCAGGAATATCTACCGGGGACATGTTCACTCCCGAAAAGCTGAATGAAACGGGTTTTCCAATGAATGAAGCATATACTAAGGTTTGCCCGGTTGATGGATGGAGTGTAGGTTATCCTGAAGCAGAAAATTATGAAAGGTGCCCTATAGATGGAAGTGCTTTAAAAACAGTTTATGCATATGAGGCATTGGCCAGTGCTATTACAGTCACTCAAAATACGGTTCTGGTTTCGGTTTATGGAACTGATGAAACTGGAGTGGTGGAAACAACTCAAGAAATTGTAAAAGCTTCTGTTAAAAAGAATGGATATAGTGCTAATGCCATTGCTGCTTCAATTAATAAAGGAATTGGTAATGGATTGCTGGTAGGGGTAAATTATGTAGAACCTAAAGATATTAATATAAAACAAAATTCTAAGGCTGTAGGCGTTTATTTCACACCCTTACCTAATTCAAGAACTTCACCAGCTTGGAATTTGCCGGTAAGTGCTGGATTACTGAATATTCTAGGGAATATTCAAACAGCCATTGGTTTTGTAATGGTTCTTCTGGTTCTATTTAGAAGTACTTTAATAACTTCATTTAAAAGGAAATAACAGAATAACAAATTCAATATATTATAATAATTAAATTATTAACTAATTCCATATTTTATACGGAGAAAAAAATGTCATTAATTCTTTTAAGAGCCGATAATCAGGCAAAACTTCTAAACTCACTTGCAGATATTGAAAGACATGCTGGATTGAAAATTAATGGAAAACCTAGATTGATTGAGAATGAATTTGCAGATAATCTTGCTGAAAGCATTTTAAAGAAGAAATTAAAGAAGAAAGCTGTTATTTCAGCAGTCATCACGGTTCAGGAAAATGCCACTAAAAGTATAATGCAGGCCAAAAAAATTCATCCTCCTGCTCATGTTATCATTGTAAGTGATGAATATCCTGAATTTAAAACTTTAAAAGCAGAATTCAGTCGTGCACCTGCACTAAAAGGTTATTATTCCCATAAATTGAATAAAGGTAAGAAATAGTTATTTTAATACTATTTCATTATTTTAATAATTCATTTTTTTTACTAAAAAATATTTTAACAGATTTTTTTCATATAATTATTTTTTATTTGAATTTTTAAGAAATTATAGAATTTTTACAAAATTAATCTCAAAAAAATAGGAATTGAATAATTTTATAATTATTAAATCTTTAATTAACTAAAAATAAAAAAATAATATTTAAAATAAGTTTTTTTAGTGTTTTTTAATTCGAGCTATATCTCCAATAGTAGATCCTTTTAAGGAATTCGCTTTAAATTCCTCACCAGTAGTATCTTCTATTTTTTCTAAAAGATCTATCTTGAGAATTTTCTCAATTTTTCGGGCCAGTTTTGTGTCTGGTGCCATATGAGCAGTTTCTAATCTAGAAACCACAGATACTTTTTCATTAATTTTTCTTCCTAAATCTTCACGAGACCAGCCTTTCTTTTCTCGGGCCTGTCTAATAATGGTGTTATAATCTTCAAGTAACTCGTAAGTTGTTTCTCTTCTTCTAGGGCGGCTTTGAGGTATTCTTCTTCCTCGTGCTGTTCCTTGAGGCCCTCGAGCGTGGGCTGGTTTGGATGGTGGTCTCTGGATTTTACCGAATTTAGAGCAGTCTTTGCAAACTTTCATGGTAGATCCGTCGATTTTTGTAATAATTGGTTCATCAATAATTTTTTTCCCGCAAATCTCGCATCTCATAAAGATCCCTTTGTTTTTATATTTATTTAATTCTTACCTCAATATTTAAATATTACTAAAACAAATGTAGTATCAATAAAATTTATATAGGAGTGTTCTAAGCTCATGGAAAATTCCTCTCAAAGCACACTAAAAAAGATTGAAGACCTTAAAAAAGAAATAAGAATACTTAAAGAAGATAATACGAAAACAAAGAGAAATCTGATGTGGAAAGTCAGAAAACTCGAAAAAGATAAGGTTTTAATCGAAAATGAAAAAATTCGACTGGACCGAGAAGTTAAATCCCTTCGAGGAGAAGTTGAAAGATTCAGATCACCCCCTTTAGTCATTGCCACAATTACTGAAGTGCTGGACGACCATAGAATTGCTGTTAAAAGTAGTACTGGCCCACACTTTGTTATTAATTACTCAAGATTCCTTGATGATA is a genomic window of Methanobacteriales archaeon HGW-Methanobacteriales-1 containing:
- a CDS encoding UDP-N-acetylmuramyl peptide synthase gives rise to the protein METRPINSNSNFLVSTLADKISGKLFGPDNLFTGIFNTLGDSNCGDIIIRHWIDEEGIRIAFKKGVSGIITQDAREGATELAIKYGMSLIVVEKIEIANAFALKWAIKEFAPESHRVVITGTNGKSTTTHMIYHILKTAKWNVYTNTDSKSEFNTLIDPMVSKQISEFAQNLEKSSLKCYDNQINGRSGPGIDALIIEVSEVQGWLDNVMKDHAYLMTQAINPEVLVITNVAMDHIGLVNSMDEVFDEIYGAVRAMESGVVVLNFNDALVRKMGESSNSHISPFYHGNGCSLEFDDSDVNSGGIFFKRELLIETKDLPFKSQHFIENTLAAISACISLKVPLEDITQGIISYHALNRRFSIINENPRIIDDFAHNPDGIKATIKSAADFVYAHNSSNSNTTSPDEFPVSPAMKSKLWVVCSIRGSRGDEINQINSQALAESLNELELDYGLIVSASSDVVDNLNTVKKHEKKIFLETLKAQQIEYIFEETLNASLKNVLDIADFQDTILLIGAQGMDPALDLIRTQSN
- a CDS encoding TIGR00270 family protein, producing MRCEICGKKIIDEPIITKIDGSTMKVCKDCSKFGKIQRPPSKPAHARGPQGTARGRRIPQSRPRRRETTYELLEDYNTIIRQAREKKGWSREDLGRKINEKVSVVSRLETAHMAPDTKLARKIEKILKIDLLEKIEDTTGEEFKANSLKGSTIGDIARIKKH